A region of Numida meleagris isolate 19003 breed g44 Domestic line chromosome 26, NumMel1.0, whole genome shotgun sequence DNA encodes the following proteins:
- the PLEKHH3 gene encoding pleckstrin homology domain-containing family H member 3 isoform X3, translating into MPFPGGLWWLLCCRQGFTLLRRDYGEAEREADGEAEEEASFELRAQGDRASLEVSLSQPTRTSSGSERSLLVSEEMRSLIVEKGPGPVEEDPDALVKGWLQREVRGGVKTPWLRPRKYWFVLTPDSLDYYSSNERGAKRLGSMVLTSLCSVLWPDKQTYKETGFWSMTVFGRKHCYRLYTEHLHEAVRWVCAVQKVIDSKAPVQTPTQLLMRDVEQLELQQDPVPLIQGILQTCLDLPPLVDEIYCQLVKQTTEPPAPGGPGDLHYWQLLTCMSCTFLPSPPVLRFLHFHLDRTESRFPASEMAKYACFIQEALGKTRGRECVPSLEEILVLMRRQEMVCTVHCPGVAACSVTISSHTTAEEVAQELVSRLGLSQSPNLFALYEQSRLHEQPVGSSTLLADVLTRFENLAGDEQGQDVPCRLCFKHYGFLDTDNVPRDSLEFALLFEQAHEMVLRGYVPTSEETLQTLAALRLQSLNSDFSTHAPFPRLEELFPPHVLRARLPAPCPDPPPKCRGARLRAGLLAGGLWGHSLAKQRAEQDLRLRGRLREEGASTMAAIVEKWKLLQGMARPEAMAAYVALVREWPGFGSTLFDVDLRVSPVGAGPQRLWLGIGAKAVSLYKPGEPEPLDSFCYSRISSFGASDSSTFRLSVEDQDLLFETSQVDEIAQLLNTYLASMGARQPSQPQELSTGPLGPDAAVRPRGLCPGAGPWQHLLPASSFSS; encoded by the exons ATGCCGTTCCCCGGCGGGCTCtggtggctgctgtgctgccggCAGGGCTTCACGCTGCTGCGCCGGGACTACGGCGAAGCGGAGCGGGAGGCGGACGGCGAGGCCGAGGAGGAGGCGTCCTTCGAGCTCCGCGCCCAGGGAGACCGG GCATCCCTGGAGGTGAGCCTGAGCCAGCCCACCCGCACCAGCAGTGGCTCGGAGCG GTCCCTGCTGGTTTCGGAGGAGATGCGCAGTCTCATCGTGGAGAAGGGGCCGGGGCCAGTGGAGGAGGATCCCGATGCTCTTGTGAAAG GCTGGCTGCAACGGGAGGTGCGGGGCGGTGTGAAGACCCCCTGGCTCCGGCCTCGCAAGTACTGGTTCGTGCTGACTCCCGACTCCCTGGACTACTACAGCAGCAATGAAAGGGGGGCCAAGCGACTGGGCTCCATGGTGCTCACCAGCCTCTGCTCCGTGCTGTGGCCAGACAAACAGACCTACAAGGAGACAG GGTTCTGGAGCATGACGGTGTTTGGCAGGAAGCACTGCTACCGCCTGTACACCGAGCACCTGCACGAGGCCGTGCGCTGGGTGTGCGCCGTGCAGAAGGTGATCGACAGCAAAGCGCCCGTGCAGACACCCACACAGCTGCTCATGCGTGATGTGGAG cagctggagttgCAGCAGGACCCAGTGCCGCTGATCCAGGGCATCCTGCAGACCTGCCTGGACCTGCCGCCACTGGTGGATGAGATTTACTGCCAGCTGGTGAAGCAGACCACGGAGCCACCGGCGCCGGGCGGGCCAGGCGACTTGCACTACTGGCAGCTGCTCACCTGCATGAGCTGCACGTTCCTGCCCTCCCCGCCCGTCCTGCGCTTCCTGCACTTCCACTTGGACAG GACGGAGAGCCGCTTCCCCGCCTCGGAGATGGCCAAATATGCCTGCTTCATCCAGGAGGCGCTGGGAAAGACGCGGGGCCGGGAGTGCGTGCCCTCCCTGGAAGAGATCCTGGTGCTGATGCGGCGGCAGGAGATGGTGTGCACCGTGCACTGCCCGGGGGTGGCCGCTTGCAGTGTGACCATCAGCTCCCACACCACTGCTGAGGAG GTGGCCCAGGAGCTCGTGTCGCGCCTGGGGCTGTCGCAGAGCCCCAACCTCTTTGCGCTCTATGAGCAGTCCCGGCTCCATGAGCAGCCCGTGGGCAGCTCCACGCTGCTAGCTGACGTCCTCACCAGGTTTGAAAA CCTGGCTGGGGACGAGCAGGGGCAGGACGTGCCGTGCCGGCTCTGCTTCAAGCACTACGGCTTTCTGGACACAGACAACGTCCCGCGAGACAGCCTGGAGTTCGCTCTCCTCTTCGAGCAG gcTCACGAGATGGTGCTGCGGGGCTACGTGCCCACGTCAGAGGAGACGCTGCAGACGTTGGCAGCACTGCGCCTGCAGAGCCTCAACAGCGACTTTTCCACCCATGCCCCCTTCCCACGCCTGGAGGAGCTCTTCCCACCTCATGTGCTACGTGCCCGCCTGCCAGCCCCCTGCCCTGACCCCCCGCCCAAGTGCCGTGGGGCACGGCTGcgtgcagggctgctggctggggggctctgggggCACTCGCTGGCCAAGCAGCGTGCCGAGCAAGACCTGCGACTGCGGGGCCGCCTGCGGGAGGAGGGGGCCAGCACCATGGCTGCCATTGTGGAGAAGtggaagctgctgcagggcatGGCCCGGCCCGAAGCCATGGCTGCCTATGTGGCGCTGGTGCGGGAATGGCCCGGCTTTGGCTCCACGCTCTTTGATGTAGATCTGCgtgtg AGCCCAGTGGGAGCCGGACCCCAGCGGCTGTGGCTGGGCATCGGGGCCAAGGCTGTCTCACTCTATAAGCCGGGGGAGCCTGAGCCCTTGGACAGCTTCTGCTATAGCCGCATCTCCTCCTTCGGGGCCTCTGATAGCAGCACCTTCCGCCTCTCTGTGGAGGACCAGGACCTGCTCTTCGAGACCTCCCAG GTGGATGAAATTGCCCAGCTCCTCAACACCTACCTTGCCTCAATGGGTGCCCgccagccctcccagccccaggagcTGTCCACCGGCCCCCTCGGCCCTGATGCTGCTGTGCGGCCCCGGGGGCTGTGCCCTGGAGCTGGGCCCTGGCAGcacctgctgcctgccagctccttcagcagctAG
- the PLEKHH3 gene encoding pleckstrin homology domain-containing family H member 3 isoform X2, with protein sequence MPFPGGLWWLLCCRQGFTLLRRDYGEAEREADGEAEEEASFELRAQGDRASLEVSLSQPTRTSSGSERSLLVSEEMRSLIVEKGPGPVEEDPDALVKGWLQREVRGGVKTPWLRPRKYWFVLTPDSLDYYSSNERGAKRLGSMVLTSLCSVLWPDKQTYKETGFWSMTVFGRKHCYRLYTEHLHEAVRWVCAVQKVIDSKAPVQTPTQLLMRDVEEHYDSPEVLEQIYRCNPILCYTSSPLYAPLLPFPYGSLDQSAPGPHSYTTLRDEAVKLFNSLQQLELQQDPVPLIQGILQTCLDLPPLVDEIYCQLVKQTTEPPAPGGPGDLHYWQLLTCMSCTFLPSPPVLRFLHFHLDRTESRFPASEMAKYACFIQEALGKTRGRECVPSLEEILVLMRRQEMVCTVHCPGVAACSVTISSHTTAEEVAQELVSRLGLSQSPNLFALYEQSRLHEQPVGSSTLLADVLTSLAGDEQGQDVPCRLCFKHYGFLDTDNVPRDSLEFALLFEQAHEMVLRGYVPTSEETLQTLAALRLQSLNSDFSTHAPFPRLEELFPPHVLRARLPAPCPDPPPKCRGARLRAGLLAGGLWGHSLAKQRAEQDLRLRGRLREEGASTMAAIVEKWKLLQGMARPEAMAAYVALVREWPGFGSTLFDVDLRVSPVGAGPQRLWLGIGAKAVSLYKPGEPEPLDSFCYSRISSFGASDSSTFRLSVEDQDLLFETSQVDEIAQLLNTYLASMGARQPSQPQELSTGPLGPDAAVRPRGLCPGAGPWQHLLPASSFSS encoded by the exons ATGCCGTTCCCCGGCGGGCTCtggtggctgctgtgctgccggCAGGGCTTCACGCTGCTGCGCCGGGACTACGGCGAAGCGGAGCGGGAGGCGGACGGCGAGGCCGAGGAGGAGGCGTCCTTCGAGCTCCGCGCCCAGGGAGACCGG GCATCCCTGGAGGTGAGCCTGAGCCAGCCCACCCGCACCAGCAGTGGCTCGGAGCG GTCCCTGCTGGTTTCGGAGGAGATGCGCAGTCTCATCGTGGAGAAGGGGCCGGGGCCAGTGGAGGAGGATCCCGATGCTCTTGTGAAAG GCTGGCTGCAACGGGAGGTGCGGGGCGGTGTGAAGACCCCCTGGCTCCGGCCTCGCAAGTACTGGTTCGTGCTGACTCCCGACTCCCTGGACTACTACAGCAGCAATGAAAGGGGGGCCAAGCGACTGGGCTCCATGGTGCTCACCAGCCTCTGCTCCGTGCTGTGGCCAGACAAACAGACCTACAAGGAGACAG GGTTCTGGAGCATGACGGTGTTTGGCAGGAAGCACTGCTACCGCCTGTACACCGAGCACCTGCACGAGGCCGTGCGCTGGGTGTGCGCCGTGCAGAAGGTGATCGACAGCAAAGCGCCCGTGCAGACACCCACACAGCTGCTCATGCGTGATGTGGAG GAGCACTATGACAGccctgaggtgctggagcaaaTCTATCGCTGCAACCCCATTCTGTGCTACACCAGCAGCCCCCTCTATGCACCCCTGCTGCCTTTCCCCTACGGCAGCCTAGACCAAAGTG CTCCTGGTCCCCACAGCTACACCACGCTGCGCGACGAGGCTGTGAAACTGTTTaactctctgcagcagctggagttgCAGCAGGACCCAGTGCCGCTGATCCAGGGCATCCTGCAGACCTGCCTGGACCTGCCGCCACTGGTGGATGAGATTTACTGCCAGCTGGTGAAGCAGACCACGGAGCCACCGGCGCCGGGCGGGCCAGGCGACTTGCACTACTGGCAGCTGCTCACCTGCATGAGCTGCACGTTCCTGCCCTCCCCGCCCGTCCTGCGCTTCCTGCACTTCCACTTGGACAG GACGGAGAGCCGCTTCCCCGCCTCGGAGATGGCCAAATATGCCTGCTTCATCCAGGAGGCGCTGGGAAAGACGCGGGGCCGGGAGTGCGTGCCCTCCCTGGAAGAGATCCTGGTGCTGATGCGGCGGCAGGAGATGGTGTGCACCGTGCACTGCCCGGGGGTGGCCGCTTGCAGTGTGACCATCAGCTCCCACACCACTGCTGAGGAG GTGGCCCAGGAGCTCGTGTCGCGCCTGGGGCTGTCGCAGAGCCCCAACCTCTTTGCGCTCTATGAGCAGTCCCGGCTCCATGAGCAGCCCGTGGGCAGCTCCACGCTGCTAGCTGACGTCCTCACCAG CCTGGCTGGGGACGAGCAGGGGCAGGACGTGCCGTGCCGGCTCTGCTTCAAGCACTACGGCTTTCTGGACACAGACAACGTCCCGCGAGACAGCCTGGAGTTCGCTCTCCTCTTCGAGCAG gcTCACGAGATGGTGCTGCGGGGCTACGTGCCCACGTCAGAGGAGACGCTGCAGACGTTGGCAGCACTGCGCCTGCAGAGCCTCAACAGCGACTTTTCCACCCATGCCCCCTTCCCACGCCTGGAGGAGCTCTTCCCACCTCATGTGCTACGTGCCCGCCTGCCAGCCCCCTGCCCTGACCCCCCGCCCAAGTGCCGTGGGGCACGGCTGcgtgcagggctgctggctggggggctctgggggCACTCGCTGGCCAAGCAGCGTGCCGAGCAAGACCTGCGACTGCGGGGCCGCCTGCGGGAGGAGGGGGCCAGCACCATGGCTGCCATTGTGGAGAAGtggaagctgctgcagggcatGGCCCGGCCCGAAGCCATGGCTGCCTATGTGGCGCTGGTGCGGGAATGGCCCGGCTTTGGCTCCACGCTCTTTGATGTAGATCTGCgtgtg AGCCCAGTGGGAGCCGGACCCCAGCGGCTGTGGCTGGGCATCGGGGCCAAGGCTGTCTCACTCTATAAGCCGGGGGAGCCTGAGCCCTTGGACAGCTTCTGCTATAGCCGCATCTCCTCCTTCGGGGCCTCTGATAGCAGCACCTTCCGCCTCTCTGTGGAGGACCAGGACCTGCTCTTCGAGACCTCCCAG GTGGATGAAATTGCCCAGCTCCTCAACACCTACCTTGCCTCAATGGGTGCCCgccagccctcccagccccaggagcTGTCCACCGGCCCCCTCGGCCCTGATGCTGCTGTGCGGCCCCGGGGGCTGTGCCCTGGAGCTGGGCCCTGGCAGcacctgctgcctgccagctccttcagcagctAG
- the PLEKHH3 gene encoding pleckstrin homology domain-containing family H member 3 isoform X1, whose protein sequence is MPFPGGLWWLLCCRQGFTLLRRDYGEAEREADGEAEEEASFELRAQGDRASLEVSLSQPTRTSSGSERSLLVSEEMRSLIVEKGPGPVEEDPDALVKGWLQREVRGGVKTPWLRPRKYWFVLTPDSLDYYSSNERGAKRLGSMVLTSLCSVLWPDKQTYKETGFWSMTVFGRKHCYRLYTEHLHEAVRWVCAVQKVIDSKAPVQTPTQLLMRDVEEHYDSPEVLEQIYRCNPILCYTSSPLYAPLLPFPYGSLDQSAPGPHSYTTLRDEAVKLFNSLQQLELQQDPVPLIQGILQTCLDLPPLVDEIYCQLVKQTTEPPAPGGPGDLHYWQLLTCMSCTFLPSPPVLRFLHFHLDRTESRFPASEMAKYACFIQEALGKTRGRECVPSLEEILVLMRRQEMVCTVHCPGVAACSVTISSHTTAEEVAQELVSRLGLSQSPNLFALYEQSRLHEQPVGSSTLLADVLTRFENLAGDEQGQDVPCRLCFKHYGFLDTDNVPRDSLEFALLFEQAHEMVLRGYVPTSEETLQTLAALRLQSLNSDFSTHAPFPRLEELFPPHVLRARLPAPCPDPPPKCRGARLRAGLLAGGLWGHSLAKQRAEQDLRLRGRLREEGASTMAAIVEKWKLLQGMARPEAMAAYVALVREWPGFGSTLFDVDLRVSPVGAGPQRLWLGIGAKAVSLYKPGEPEPLDSFCYSRISSFGASDSSTFRLSVEDQDLLFETSQVDEIAQLLNTYLASMGARQPSQPQELSTGPLGPDAAVRPRGLCPGAGPWQHLLPASSFSS, encoded by the exons ATGCCGTTCCCCGGCGGGCTCtggtggctgctgtgctgccggCAGGGCTTCACGCTGCTGCGCCGGGACTACGGCGAAGCGGAGCGGGAGGCGGACGGCGAGGCCGAGGAGGAGGCGTCCTTCGAGCTCCGCGCCCAGGGAGACCGG GCATCCCTGGAGGTGAGCCTGAGCCAGCCCACCCGCACCAGCAGTGGCTCGGAGCG GTCCCTGCTGGTTTCGGAGGAGATGCGCAGTCTCATCGTGGAGAAGGGGCCGGGGCCAGTGGAGGAGGATCCCGATGCTCTTGTGAAAG GCTGGCTGCAACGGGAGGTGCGGGGCGGTGTGAAGACCCCCTGGCTCCGGCCTCGCAAGTACTGGTTCGTGCTGACTCCCGACTCCCTGGACTACTACAGCAGCAATGAAAGGGGGGCCAAGCGACTGGGCTCCATGGTGCTCACCAGCCTCTGCTCCGTGCTGTGGCCAGACAAACAGACCTACAAGGAGACAG GGTTCTGGAGCATGACGGTGTTTGGCAGGAAGCACTGCTACCGCCTGTACACCGAGCACCTGCACGAGGCCGTGCGCTGGGTGTGCGCCGTGCAGAAGGTGATCGACAGCAAAGCGCCCGTGCAGACACCCACACAGCTGCTCATGCGTGATGTGGAG GAGCACTATGACAGccctgaggtgctggagcaaaTCTATCGCTGCAACCCCATTCTGTGCTACACCAGCAGCCCCCTCTATGCACCCCTGCTGCCTTTCCCCTACGGCAGCCTAGACCAAAGTG CTCCTGGTCCCCACAGCTACACCACGCTGCGCGACGAGGCTGTGAAACTGTTTaactctctgcagcagctggagttgCAGCAGGACCCAGTGCCGCTGATCCAGGGCATCCTGCAGACCTGCCTGGACCTGCCGCCACTGGTGGATGAGATTTACTGCCAGCTGGTGAAGCAGACCACGGAGCCACCGGCGCCGGGCGGGCCAGGCGACTTGCACTACTGGCAGCTGCTCACCTGCATGAGCTGCACGTTCCTGCCCTCCCCGCCCGTCCTGCGCTTCCTGCACTTCCACTTGGACAG GACGGAGAGCCGCTTCCCCGCCTCGGAGATGGCCAAATATGCCTGCTTCATCCAGGAGGCGCTGGGAAAGACGCGGGGCCGGGAGTGCGTGCCCTCCCTGGAAGAGATCCTGGTGCTGATGCGGCGGCAGGAGATGGTGTGCACCGTGCACTGCCCGGGGGTGGCCGCTTGCAGTGTGACCATCAGCTCCCACACCACTGCTGAGGAG GTGGCCCAGGAGCTCGTGTCGCGCCTGGGGCTGTCGCAGAGCCCCAACCTCTTTGCGCTCTATGAGCAGTCCCGGCTCCATGAGCAGCCCGTGGGCAGCTCCACGCTGCTAGCTGACGTCCTCACCAGGTTTGAAAA CCTGGCTGGGGACGAGCAGGGGCAGGACGTGCCGTGCCGGCTCTGCTTCAAGCACTACGGCTTTCTGGACACAGACAACGTCCCGCGAGACAGCCTGGAGTTCGCTCTCCTCTTCGAGCAG gcTCACGAGATGGTGCTGCGGGGCTACGTGCCCACGTCAGAGGAGACGCTGCAGACGTTGGCAGCACTGCGCCTGCAGAGCCTCAACAGCGACTTTTCCACCCATGCCCCCTTCCCACGCCTGGAGGAGCTCTTCCCACCTCATGTGCTACGTGCCCGCCTGCCAGCCCCCTGCCCTGACCCCCCGCCCAAGTGCCGTGGGGCACGGCTGcgtgcagggctgctggctggggggctctgggggCACTCGCTGGCCAAGCAGCGTGCCGAGCAAGACCTGCGACTGCGGGGCCGCCTGCGGGAGGAGGGGGCCAGCACCATGGCTGCCATTGTGGAGAAGtggaagctgctgcagggcatGGCCCGGCCCGAAGCCATGGCTGCCTATGTGGCGCTGGTGCGGGAATGGCCCGGCTTTGGCTCCACGCTCTTTGATGTAGATCTGCgtgtg AGCCCAGTGGGAGCCGGACCCCAGCGGCTGTGGCTGGGCATCGGGGCCAAGGCTGTCTCACTCTATAAGCCGGGGGAGCCTGAGCCCTTGGACAGCTTCTGCTATAGCCGCATCTCCTCCTTCGGGGCCTCTGATAGCAGCACCTTCCGCCTCTCTGTGGAGGACCAGGACCTGCTCTTCGAGACCTCCCAG GTGGATGAAATTGCCCAGCTCCTCAACACCTACCTTGCCTCAATGGGTGCCCgccagccctcccagccccaggagcTGTCCACCGGCCCCCTCGGCCCTGATGCTGCTGTGCGGCCCCGGGGGCTGTGCCCTGGAGCTGGGCCCTGGCAGcacctgctgcctgccagctccttcagcagctAG
- the CCR10 gene encoding C-C chemokine receptor type 10 — MADSPSSLGLGLCSQHISRYRVRHAVKPQVAELKDTDGSGASERGGERSCCAMEEANPSPTPMVTTATTDFYTWEYSISWDDGTLPELCEKQAVQGFARTYQPAIYLLLSLLGTVGNGLVLLTHTRYRQARSITDVCLLHLALSDLLLLLTLPFAVTVTLQGWSPDTAACKALQGVYALNFYSGFLFLTCISMDRYVAIVRVPAACRLRPRARRHGWLTVGLAWLLAALLALPQFIYGKAEQHQDLHICRVVFPPAVSRAARGATNLTQVVLGFAVPFVVMASCYTAVARTLLVARGAQPHRALRVLLALVLVFVALQLPHSLMVLLDTAELLASWELSCAQSRRKDLALLVTSGLASLRCCLNPLLYAFLGQRFRRELWLLASDAGCVGNIDPRCPGCPSPRQRSSLSTCQDVA; from the exons ATGGCTgattctccttcctccctggGGCTGGGCTTGTGCTCTCAGCACATCTCTCGGTATCGGGTGCGGCACGCGGTCAAACCACAGGTTGCAGAGCTCAAAGACACCGACGGCTCTGGAGCCTCTGAGCGAGGAGGGGAGAGGTCCTGCTGTGCAATGGAGGAG GCAAACCCCAGCCCCACCCCGATGGTGACAACAGCCACCACTGACTTCTACACCTGGGAGTACAGTATCTCATGGGACGACGGCACGCTGCCTGAGCTATGTGAGAAGCAGGCAGTGCAGGGCTTCGCCCGCACCTACCAGCCAGCCATCTACCTGCTGCTCTCGCTGCTGGGCACGGTGGGCAATGGGCTGGTGCTGCTCACACACACCCGCTACCGCCAGGCACGCAGCATCACCGATGTCTGCCTGCTGCACCTGGCCCTATCTgacctcctcctgctgctgacGCTGCCCTTTGCCGTCACTGTGACACTGCAGGGCTGGTCCCCGGACACAGCTGCCTGCAAGGCGCTGCAAGGCGTTTATGCCCTCAACTTCTACAGTGGCTTCCTCTTTCTCACCTGCATCAGCATGGACCGCTACGTGGCCATTGTACGGGTGCCAGCTGCATGCCGCCTGCGCCCACGGGCTCGCCGCCACGGCTGGCTGACGGTGGGTCTggcctggctgctggctgcgctgctggcactgccccaGTTCATCTatggcaaagcagagcagcaccaggaCCTCCACATCTGCCGTGTCGTCTTCCCCCCAGCAGTGTCGCGGGCAGCGCGGGGAGCCACCAACCTCACGCAGGTAGTGCTGGGCTTTGCTGTGCCCTTTGTGGTGATGGCAAGCTGCTACACGGCCGTGGCTCGGACGCTGCTGGTGGCTCGTGGCGCTCAGCCCCACCGGGCGCTGAGGGTGCTGCTGGCCCTTGTGCTGGTGTTTGtggccctgcagctgccccacagcctgaTGGTGCTGCTGGACACAGCCGAGCTGCTGGCtagctgggagctgagctgtgcccaGAGCCGCCGCAAGGACCTGGCACTGCTGGTCACCAGCGGGCTGGCATCCCTGCGCTGCTGCCTCAACCCACTGCTCTATGCCTTCCTGGGCCAGCGCTTCCGCCGTGAGCTGTGGTTGCTGGCCAGCGATGCCGGCTGCGTGGGAAACATCGACCCGCGCTGCCCCGGCTGCCCCAGTCCTCGTCAGCGCTCATCACTCTCCACCTGCCAGGACGTGGCATAG